In a genomic window of Alcanivorax sp.:
- a CDS encoding AarF/ABC1/UbiB kinase family protein, with the protein MIRESIAGVSGLAAGRSRYLRALTAMARVAAIYAGGVGKEDRHQRHCRGANILAALCRRNGAFWVKAAQFFSCRPDVLPQEYIEAFQQLQNDAAPVPFSRIETALKKSWGVDWRDQFRWIDETPIAVASIAQVHRARLEDGTDVAVKVRLPGVKSLFEQDAKVFQILAAIAAPRLREFDLKQAVEQLLSMTAMELDFRNEAANTRRFARQPHHPRIRIPDLIDGLCSERILVTSWEHGSRLRNHLDANPEQARDLLSVLLTSYLQQVTRFGVYQADPHPGNFLVNDQGQVVILDFGAIGVLTPDEVRRYSRLLYGLMGFEGDVDIGELFVQAGFKGGSPETLRELALYVLTDKVNQQGPVAAMGELMQRFREERISIPDSYIGISRVLITLGGFLMSYQVPFDWTPPEQRQVQST; encoded by the coding sequence ATGATTAGAGAAAGTATTGCTGGTGTCAGCGGCCTTGCCGCGGGGCGGTCCCGATATTTACGCGCCCTGACAGCCATGGCTCGGGTGGCGGCGATATATGCCGGAGGAGTCGGCAAGGAAGACCGTCACCAACGTCATTGCCGTGGCGCCAACATTCTCGCAGCCTTGTGTCGTCGCAATGGCGCTTTCTGGGTCAAGGCGGCCCAGTTCTTCAGTTGTCGGCCGGACGTGCTGCCACAGGAATACATTGAAGCATTTCAGCAACTGCAGAACGATGCGGCGCCGGTCCCTTTTTCCCGCATTGAAACGGCGCTGAAGAAATCCTGGGGTGTTGACTGGCGAGATCAATTCCGCTGGATTGACGAGACACCGATCGCGGTGGCATCCATTGCCCAGGTACATCGAGCGCGCCTTGAGGACGGCACCGATGTGGCGGTGAAAGTGCGCCTACCCGGGGTAAAGTCACTGTTTGAGCAGGATGCCAAGGTGTTTCAGATTCTGGCGGCGATTGCTGCACCCCGGTTGCGGGAATTTGATCTGAAGCAGGCCGTTGAGCAGCTGTTGAGCATGACCGCCATGGAGCTGGATTTCCGCAACGAGGCGGCCAATACTCGACGTTTTGCCCGCCAGCCCCATCATCCCCGTATCCGTATTCCTGACCTGATTGATGGCCTGTGCAGTGAACGCATTCTGGTGACCAGTTGGGAACATGGCTCAAGGCTGCGTAACCATCTGGATGCGAATCCGGAACAGGCCAGGGACCTGCTCTCGGTACTGTTAACCAGCTACCTGCAGCAAGTCACCCGTTTCGGGGTCTACCAGGCGGATCCGCACCCGGGCAATTTCCTGGTCAACGACCAGGGCCAGGTGGTGATTCTGGACTTCGGTGCCATCGGCGTGCTGACCCCGGACGAGGTTCGCCGCTATTCACGGTTGCTGTATGGCCTGATGGGCTTTGAAGGGGACGTGGATATCGGCGAACTGTTTGTTCAGGCCGGTTTCAAGGGTGGCAGCCCGGAAACGTTGCGGGAGCTGGCGCTCTATGTGTTGACTGACAAGGTCAATCAGCAGGGACCGGTGGCCGCCATGGGGGAATTGATGCAGCGCTTTCGCGAAGAGCGTATTTCCATCCCGGATTCCTATATCGGCATCTCTCGGGTATTGATCACGCTGGGCGGCTTCCTGATGAGTTACCAGGTGCCGTTTGACTGGACACCGCCGGAGCAGCGGCAGGTCCAGTCAACGTAG
- a CDS encoding YbhB/YbcL family Raf kinase inhibitor-like protein, translating to MELVSNSLTDQAPIAEKFAFAVIDPENHVALSSNINPHLAWKGEPAGTRSFAVICHDPDVPSAGDDVNQEDREVPADLPRVDFYHWTLFDIPADQSEIMEGSHCQGVTPRGKSGPSAPQGLRHGLNDYTSWFAGDGDMEGDYFGYDGPCPPWNDSIVHRYVFTVYALDVDKLPVADDMSGGAIVAALEGHVLDKASITVSYTLNPRLAD from the coding sequence ATGGAGCTAGTCAGTAACAGTCTCACCGATCAGGCTCCCATAGCTGAAAAGTTTGCCTTTGCGGTGATTGACCCGGAAAACCATGTGGCCTTGTCCAGCAACATTAATCCTCATCTGGCCTGGAAAGGCGAGCCTGCGGGAACCCGCTCCTTCGCGGTAATTTGCCATGACCCGGATGTGCCCAGTGCCGGGGACGATGTGAACCAGGAAGACCGGGAGGTGCCTGCGGACCTGCCGCGTGTGGATTTCTATCACTGGACCCTGTTCGACATTCCTGCTGACCAGAGCGAAATCATGGAAGGCAGCCATTGCCAGGGAGTCACCCCGCGTGGCAAGTCCGGACCGTCTGCCCCCCAGGGGCTGCGACATGGTCTCAATGATTACACCAGCTGGTTTGCCGGCGATGGGGATATGGAAGGGGACTACTTTGGTTATGACGGACCCTGTCCGCCGTGGAACGACAGTATCGTCCATCGCTATGTCTTTACTGTCTATGCACTGGACGTGGACAAGCTGCCAGTGGCAGATGACATGAGCGGCGGTGCCATTGTGGCAGCCCTCGAGGGGCATGTGCTGGACAAGGCCAGTATCACGGTCAGCTATACACTGAACCCTCGACTGGCGGACTGA
- a CDS encoding methyltransferase domain-containing protein, with amino-acid sequence MSGTVIRAGEPHTIRTRGITLLRSGHREIRRLKRANHTPSIHGNKVWNSSFLIMDHLTRRKVSADEHMMDIGCGWGPLSIFAAKRFGCRVTAVDADPDVFPYLDLHAQINKVQITQQQDRFEKLTQKRLADVDIIAGADICFWDELTPVLFNLIRRGLRSGVKQVIIADPGRSPFYALAEKCENAGMDARVVERRTKTPKTLSADLLIINN; translated from the coding sequence ATGTCAGGAACAGTTATACGCGCTGGAGAGCCGCATACCATTCGCACTCGCGGCATCACCCTGCTGCGTTCCGGCCACCGGGAAATCCGTCGCCTGAAACGTGCCAACCACACCCCCTCCATTCATGGCAACAAGGTCTGGAACTCCAGCTTCCTGATCATGGACCACCTGACCCGCCGAAAAGTGTCCGCCGATGAACATATGATGGATATCGGCTGCGGCTGGGGGCCCCTCTCCATCTTTGCGGCCAAGCGTTTTGGGTGTCGGGTCACCGCCGTGGATGCCGACCCGGATGTGTTTCCTTATCTCGACCTGCACGCACAGATCAACAAGGTCCAGATCACCCAGCAACAGGACCGCTTCGAGAAACTGACCCAAAAGCGGTTGGCCGACGTGGACATTATTGCCGGCGCCGACATCTGCTTCTGGGACGAGCTGACCCCGGTGCTCTTCAACCTGATACGCCGGGGACTGCGCAGCGGGGTCAAACAGGTGATCATTGCTGACCCGGGCCGCTCACCATTCTATGCCTTGGCGGAAAAATGCGAGAATGCCGGGATGGATGCCCGTGTCGTGGAGCGCCGGACAAAAACCCCGAAAACCCTGAGTGCGGATCTGTTGATCATCAACAATTGA
- a CDS encoding methylthioribulose 1-phosphate dehydratase: MTDRPYSTADYREAARALAATGQRIYQHGWSPATSSNYSVRLNATHAAITRSGKDKGLLQETDIMAVNMDGQAASDGKPSAETLLHTQLYRRHENVGAVLHTHSHAGTVLTMHWPANSITLEGYELLKALEGYTTHDSRLVIPVFDNTQDIAALADQVDAAMADNSISHAYLIRGHGLYTWASDLPTCYRQLEALETLLAIELDRRRLQGV; the protein is encoded by the coding sequence ATGACCGATCGCCCCTACTCCACTGCCGATTACCGTGAAGCCGCCCGGGCCCTGGCGGCCACCGGCCAGCGCATCTATCAACATGGCTGGTCGCCGGCCACCAGCAGCAACTACTCCGTGCGCCTGAACGCCACCCATGCGGCGATCACCCGCTCCGGAAAGGACAAGGGGCTGCTGCAGGAAACCGATATCATGGCCGTGAACATGGACGGTCAGGCCGCCAGCGACGGCAAGCCATCGGCGGAAACCCTGCTCCATACCCAGCTGTACCGTCGCCATGAAAACGTGGGCGCGGTCCTGCATACCCACAGTCATGCCGGCACCGTGCTGACCATGCACTGGCCCGCCAACAGCATCACCCTGGAAGGCTACGAGCTGCTCAAGGCTCTGGAAGGCTATACCACCCATGACAGCCGGCTGGTGATCCCGGTGTTCGATAACACTCAGGACATCGCCGCCCTCGCCGACCAAGTGGATGCGGCCATGGCAGATAACAGCATCAGCCACGCCTATCTGATCCGCGGCCACGGCCTGTACACCTGGGCAAGCGATTTACCCACCTGTTACCGTCAACTTGAAGCGCTGGAGACCCTGCTCGCCATAGAGCTGGACCGCCGCCGTTTGCAAGGAGTTTGA
- a CDS encoding methyltransferase, with product MTTFEHPWGQLTLQRWPLRHNEPLQAWDNADLYLLNTLKARAAGPSTLVVNDQQGALALAASQHGPVISSGDSFLASRAQVHNCDLNGLPEQGAPLWPFDNLPESPDQVIMRVPKSLALLEWQLQWLSEQLARGTPVWLAGMDKHLPRQLVPLMQQYLGNGRAELGWKKARLFSALAPGERLAVAPYPTEVEGPMGPLTVHAGVFAQQQLDIGARFFLAHLPNNLPPGATVADLGCGNGVIGLALLQACPDSHLVFCDESWLALQSARDNVARYCPESASEFYLGDGLAGHDERFDLILLNPPFHDGHVVGDHVARRLFRQSKQALNAGGELRVIGNRHLGYHKLLGKLFGKVEVLGSNQKFVVWRCM from the coding sequence ATGACAACCTTTGAGCACCCCTGGGGCCAATTGACCCTGCAGCGTTGGCCGCTGCGCCACAATGAGCCCCTGCAAGCCTGGGATAATGCGGATCTCTACCTGTTGAATACCCTGAAAGCGCGCGCGGCCGGGCCCTCAACGCTGGTGGTCAACGACCAGCAGGGCGCGTTGGCCTTGGCGGCGTCGCAGCACGGGCCGGTGATCAGCAGCGGAGATTCTTTCCTCGCGAGCCGGGCGCAGGTGCATAACTGCGATCTGAATGGGCTGCCGGAGCAGGGGGCACCCCTGTGGCCTTTTGATAATCTGCCGGAATCGCCTGATCAGGTGATTATGCGTGTTCCCAAGTCACTGGCGTTACTGGAATGGCAGCTGCAGTGGCTCAGTGAACAACTGGCGCGGGGCACGCCAGTGTGGCTGGCAGGTATGGACAAGCACCTGCCCCGCCAACTGGTGCCGCTGATGCAGCAGTATCTGGGCAACGGCCGGGCGGAACTGGGCTGGAAAAAGGCCCGCCTGTTCAGTGCCTTGGCGCCCGGCGAACGACTCGCAGTCGCGCCGTATCCCACCGAGGTGGAAGGCCCCATGGGACCGTTGACGGTGCACGCCGGGGTGTTTGCTCAGCAACAGCTGGATATCGGGGCGCGGTTTTTCCTGGCGCACCTTCCCAACAATCTGCCACCTGGTGCGACGGTGGCGGATCTTGGCTGTGGCAACGGAGTGATCGGGCTGGCGCTGCTGCAGGCATGCCCGGACAGCCATCTGGTGTTCTGTGATGAATCCTGGCTGGCACTGCAAAGTGCCCGTGACAACGTGGCGCGGTATTGCCCGGAGAGCGCCAGCGAGTTTTATCTCGGCGATGGTCTGGCGGGTCATGATGAGCGTTTCGATCTGATCCTGCTCAATCCGCCGTTCCATGACGGGCATGTGGTTGGCGATCACGTGGCGCGGCGCTTGTTCAGACAATCAAAGCAGGCATTGAACGCTGGCGGAGAACTACGAGTGATCGGCAACCGCCATCTGGGTTACCACAAATTGCTGGGCAAGCTGTTTGGCAAGGTCGAGGTACTGGGCAGCAACCAGAAATTTGTCGTCTGGCGTTGCATGTAG
- the mtnC gene encoding acireductone synthase, producing the protein MIKAVVTDIEGTTSSISFVKEVLFPYAARQFPAFLETHWDQPEIQAQVQAAEQESGQRLDSPASANALFQQWITDDRKATPLKALQGMIWKTGYQNGDYTAHLYPDTAPALQAWKEKGLDLYVYSSGSIAAQKLFFSYSDAGDLTGLFSGYFDTTSGHKQETDSYRTIQQSIGLPAEQLLFLSDIEAELDAAAEAGFQTIRLDREGNQGESRHKVVTSFEEIAL; encoded by the coding sequence ATGATTAAAGCCGTTGTCACCGACATTGAAGGCACCACCAGCAGCATTTCCTTCGTCAAGGAAGTGCTGTTCCCCTATGCCGCCAGACAATTTCCCGCGTTTCTGGAAACACACTGGGACCAACCGGAGATACAGGCTCAGGTACAAGCGGCTGAGCAGGAAAGCGGACAGCGTCTGGACAGCCCGGCCTCTGCCAATGCCCTCTTTCAGCAATGGATCACCGACGACCGCAAAGCCACCCCGCTGAAAGCCCTGCAGGGGATGATCTGGAAGACCGGTTACCAGAATGGTGATTACACCGCCCACCTCTACCCCGATACCGCCCCGGCCCTGCAAGCCTGGAAAGAAAAAGGGCTGGACCTGTATGTGTATTCCTCCGGCTCCATCGCGGCCCAGAAGCTGTTCTTCAGCTACAGCGATGCGGGAGATCTGACAGGCCTGTTCTCCGGTTATTTCGATACCACCTCCGGTCATAAACAGGAAACGGACAGTTACCGCACCATCCAGCAATCCATCGGTTTGCCGGCGGAGCAATTGCTGTTTCTGTCGGATATTGAGGCAGAACTGGATGCGGCCGCTGAAGCGGGATTTCAGACTATCCGGCTGGATCGCGAAGGCAACCAGGGAGAAAGCCGGCATAAGGTAGTGACGTCGTTCGAAGAAATTGCCCTATAG
- a CDS encoding alpha/beta fold hydrolase: MHSLKLSLLLISTIILSGCDGLAKWAYETGLGLEKSRAGLTDQTVETADGIQWHLLRSEGQLDKPVVLLIHGFGADSSNWVRFVNELEGDFHFVVPDLPGHGETTRNTELDYTMASQAQRLVTLMDTLEIPAYHVAGNSMGGAITLALAQAAPEKVLSMGLVDSAGLTRQTEDFKAILATSDSNPLIPRSPEQFHTTLKWAMEDAPYIPEFFIDIMGAKKAENAPVADKIWEDMDTDPGMSLEGTGKLADLNQPALVLWGREDRLLGVDNVEVFLEELPHSRAVILDGIGHVPMAEAPTKSADAFRVFWREAQVDS, encoded by the coding sequence ATGCATTCATTGAAACTCAGCCTGCTGTTGATCAGCACGATCATCCTTTCCGGCTGCGACGGACTGGCAAAATGGGCCTATGAAACCGGCCTGGGTCTGGAAAAAAGCCGTGCCGGCCTGACAGATCAGACCGTAGAGACCGCTGATGGCATTCAATGGCACCTGCTGCGCAGTGAAGGCCAGCTGGACAAACCGGTGGTGCTGTTGATCCACGGCTTTGGCGCCGATTCCAGTAACTGGGTGCGCTTCGTCAACGAGCTGGAAGGCGATTTCCATTTTGTGGTGCCGGACCTGCCGGGCCACGGCGAAACCACCCGTAATACCGAACTGGACTACACCATGGCGTCCCAGGCCCAGCGTCTGGTTACCCTGATGGATACCCTGGAGATTCCCGCCTATCACGTGGCCGGCAATTCCATGGGCGGTGCGATCACCCTGGCTCTGGCGCAAGCAGCACCAGAGAAGGTGCTTTCCATGGGACTGGTGGATTCCGCCGGGCTTACCCGCCAAACCGAAGACTTCAAGGCCATCCTGGCTACCAGCGACAGCAACCCCTTGATTCCTCGCAGCCCGGAACAGTTCCACACCACACTCAAGTGGGCCATGGAAGACGCTCCTTACATTCCGGAATTTTTCATCGACATCATGGGTGCCAAGAAAGCCGAGAATGCCCCGGTGGCGGACAAGATCTGGGAAGATATGGACACCGATCCGGGCATGAGCCTGGAAGGTACCGGCAAACTGGCCGATCTGAATCAGCCGGCGCTGGTCCTGTGGGGCCGGGAGGATCGCCTGCTCGGGGTGGACAATGTGGAGGTTTTTCTTGAGGAGCTGCCCCACTCTCGGGCGGTGATTCTCGATGGCATCGGCCATGTCCCCATGGCTGAAGCGCCCACCAAGAGCGCCGACGCCTTCCGGGTGTTCTGGCGAGAAGCCCAGGTGGATTCCTGA
- the rimO gene encoding 30S ribosomal protein S12 methylthiotransferase RimO, with translation MSGKVGFISLGCPKALVDSERILTQLRTEGYEVTPSYDDADVVVVNTCGFIDDAKAESLETIGEALSENGKVIVTGCMGVEEDTIRKVHPSVLSVTGPQQYEQVVNAVHQVVPPSQNHDPFMDLVPPQGIKLTPRHYAYLKISEGCNHKCSFCIIPSMRGKLDSRPIGDVMDEAERLVKSGVQELLVISQDTSAYGVDRKYQTGFWQGMPVKTRMLEMCQALGQLGAWVRLHYVYPYPHVDDIIPMMAEGHILPYLDIPFQHASPSVLKNMKRPAHAENTLERIRRWREICPDITLRSTFITGFPGETDADFEILLDWLEEAQLDRVGCFTYSPVEGAPANALPDPVDPDVAEERRERFMNVQARISAAKLQKKIGRTLEVLVDEVDEEGAIARSQADAPEIDGLVYLNGESDLKPGQRLMVNIEHADEHDLWGTPVPASK, from the coding sequence ATGTCCGGTAAAGTCGGTTTCATCAGCCTGGGTTGCCCCAAGGCCCTGGTGGACTCTGAACGTATTCTGACCCAGCTTCGCACGGAAGGCTACGAGGTCACACCCAGTTACGACGATGCGGATGTGGTGGTAGTCAACACCTGCGGTTTTATCGACGATGCCAAGGCCGAGTCCCTGGAAACCATTGGCGAAGCGCTGAGCGAAAACGGCAAGGTGATTGTCACCGGTTGCATGGGCGTGGAAGAAGACACCATCCGCAAGGTGCACCCCTCGGTGCTGTCCGTCACCGGCCCGCAGCAATACGAGCAGGTGGTTAACGCGGTTCACCAGGTGGTGCCGCCCAGCCAGAACCATGACCCCTTTATGGATCTGGTACCGCCCCAGGGCATCAAGCTGACACCACGACACTATGCCTACCTGAAGATTTCCGAAGGCTGCAATCACAAATGCAGCTTCTGCATCATCCCCAGCATGCGCGGCAAGCTGGATTCGCGCCCCATTGGCGATGTGATGGATGAAGCCGAGCGGCTGGTGAAATCCGGTGTGCAGGAGCTGCTGGTGATCAGCCAGGACACCAGCGCCTATGGGGTGGATCGCAAGTACCAGACCGGTTTCTGGCAGGGCATGCCGGTGAAGACCCGCATGCTGGAGATGTGTCAGGCACTGGGTCAACTGGGTGCCTGGGTGCGCCTGCACTACGTATACCCCTACCCCCATGTGGACGACATCATCCCGATGATGGCCGAAGGCCATATCCTGCCTTATCTGGATATTCCTTTTCAGCACGCCAGCCCCAGTGTTCTCAAGAACATGAAGCGCCCGGCTCATGCCGAGAATACGCTGGAGCGGATCCGTCGCTGGCGGGAAATCTGCCCGGACATCACCCTGCGCAGCACCTTTATCACCGGCTTCCCCGGTGAAACCGATGCGGATTTCGAGATCCTGCTGGACTGGCTGGAAGAAGCCCAGCTGGACCGGGTGGGCTGTTTCACCTATTCCCCGGTGGAAGGCGCCCCGGCCAACGCCCTACCCGACCCGGTGGACCCGGACGTGGCGGAAGAACGCCGCGAGCGATTCATGAACGTGCAGGCCCGCATCAGTGCCGCCAAGCTGCAGAAGAAAATCGGCAGGACCCTGGAAGTGCTGGTGGACGAAGTGGACGAGGAAGGTGCCATTGCCCGCTCCCAGGCGGATGCACCGGAAATTGACGGCCTTGTTTATCTCAACGGGGAAAGTGACCTGAAACCCGGCCAGCGCCTGATGGTGAATATCGAGCACGCTGACGAGCACGACCTGTGGGGCACACCGGTGCCAGCCAGCAAGTGA
- the thpR gene encoding RNA 2',3'-cyclic phosphodiesterase — protein MRCFVGVPVTGPLARECKELALGLPRATPRPNLHLTLAFLGQCTPAGVARLSAELQSLSDRFAAFDLTFDRCEPFPAEQGPFLALTAAASGSLKALHDALWDCLVRQGIDREQRAFRPHITLAKPGLALAAQAGDWQLTVDQLCLYQSELIQGEVPTYRPLSQHSLRPKA, from the coding sequence ATGCGCTGTTTTGTCGGCGTACCGGTGACCGGGCCCCTGGCCCGGGAATGCAAGGAGCTTGCCCTGGGGTTGCCGCGGGCCACCCCTCGACCCAATCTGCATCTGACGTTGGCCTTTCTGGGGCAGTGCACCCCGGCAGGGGTGGCCCGACTATCCGCAGAATTACAGTCACTGTCCGACCGCTTTGCGGCCTTTGATCTGACGTTTGATCGCTGTGAGCCCTTTCCCGCAGAACAGGGCCCATTTCTTGCGCTTACTGCCGCCGCTTCGGGGTCACTCAAGGCGTTGCATGACGCCCTGTGGGATTGTCTTGTCCGTCAGGGCATTGACCGCGAACAGCGGGCCTTTCGCCCGCACATTACCCTGGCGAAGCCGGGGCTGGCCCTTGCGGCACAAGCCGGTGACTGGCAATTGACCGTAGACCAATTATGTCTGTATCAGAGTGAGTTGATTCAGGGTGAAGTGCCGACTTACCGGCCCTTGTCGCAGCATTCACTGAGGCCGAAGGCTTGA
- a CDS encoding cupin domain-containing protein, with translation MSELKIFHDSQPDTLEQHLTDKAAMAKALADAGIRYEQWQATQTLSDNPQQDEVIAAYQADIDRLIAEEGYQTVDVVSMVPDHPEKAAFRQKFLEEHRHSEDEVRFFVEGQGLFTLHIGDKVYEVLCTKGDLISVPANTPHWFDMGPNPRFVAIRLFNNPDGWVANFTGSDIAQRFNRLEN, from the coding sequence ATGAGCGAACTGAAAATCTTTCACGACAGCCAGCCGGATACCCTTGAGCAGCATCTGACTGACAAGGCGGCCATGGCCAAGGCACTGGCCGATGCAGGCATTCGCTATGAGCAGTGGCAAGCCACTCAGACCCTGTCCGATAATCCCCAGCAGGACGAAGTGATTGCCGCCTACCAGGCGGACATCGACCGGCTGATCGCCGAGGAAGGCTACCAGACCGTGGACGTGGTCAGCATGGTGCCGGATCACCCGGAGAAAGCCGCTTTCCGGCAGAAGTTTCTGGAAGAGCACCGCCACAGTGAAGACGAAGTGCGCTTCTTCGTGGAAGGCCAGGGCCTGTTCACCCTTCACATCGGCGACAAGGTCTACGAGGTGCTGTGCACCAAGGGCGACCTGATCAGCGTGCCCGCCAACACCCCCCACTGGTTCGACATGGGCCCCAATCCCCGCTTCGTGGCCATTCGCCTGTTCAATAATCCGGACGGCTGGGTGGCCAACTTTACCGGCAGCGATATCGCCCAGCGGTTCAACCGCCTGGAAAACTGA
- a CDS encoding EamA family transporter → MSDQPLKGALLLVLGEGLLAVMAAMIKHLSDHLDTEVIVFARNLFGLLILIPIIASRGGFGQLRTRFLHLHMIRGFTGVTAMFCFFYTIGHIALAEAVLVKMTVPFFLPIVAWLWLREVISVRTWLAIIGGFAGVAVIMDVSSGNVNPVMWVALAGAAIMSVAKVSIRRMAVSEPAQRVVFYFALFATLFSALPLPWASTLPVGTDYLWLFGIGLVATGGQYAMTTAYQIARPGQVGVYNYSSVVWAALLGWMFWGETLVLTTLIGTLLIVAAGVWNLKSR, encoded by the coding sequence GTGAGCGACCAGCCTCTCAAGGGCGCCCTGCTACTGGTTCTCGGCGAGGGCCTTCTGGCGGTGATGGCCGCCATGATCAAGCACCTGTCCGATCACCTCGATACCGAGGTGATCGTGTTTGCCCGCAACCTGTTCGGGCTATTGATTCTGATTCCGATCATTGCCTCCCGTGGCGGCTTCGGCCAGTTACGCACCCGCTTCCTTCATCTGCACATGATCCGCGGTTTCACCGGGGTCACTGCCATGTTCTGCTTCTTCTATACCATCGGCCATATTGCCCTGGCAGAAGCGGTGCTGGTGAAGATGACCGTGCCTTTCTTCCTGCCGATCGTCGCCTGGCTGTGGCTACGGGAAGTGATCAGTGTGCGCACCTGGCTGGCCATTATCGGCGGTTTTGCCGGAGTCGCCGTAATCATGGACGTGAGCAGCGGCAACGTGAACCCGGTGATGTGGGTGGCACTGGCTGGTGCTGCCATCATGAGTGTGGCCAAGGTGAGTATCCGGCGCATGGCGGTGTCGGAGCCAGCACAACGGGTAGTCTTCTATTTCGCCCTGTTCGCCACCCTGTTTTCCGCCCTGCCCCTGCCCTGGGCCAGCACCTTGCCTGTTGGCACGGATTATCTGTGGCTGTTCGGCATCGGCCTGGTGGCCACCGGCGGGCAATATGCCATGACCACCGCCTATCAAATCGCCCGCCCGGGCCAGGTGGGCGTCTACAACTATTCCTCCGTCGTCTGGGCCGCTCTGCTCGGCTGGATGTTCTGGGGCGAAACCCTGGTCCTTACCACTCTCATTGGCACCCTGCTTATCGTCGCCGCTGGTGTCTGGAATCTGAAGAGCCGATAG